The genomic stretch TTCATGCGTCTCGACCTCATGTTCATCTCGGGCACCAAACAAAAAAAGGCGTCCTCACACGTCCGTCGATGACGGAACGGTGGGGACGCCTTCGTCCTGATGCGGAAGACTCGACCTTGAGGCCCCGCATCGTCTGGAGATCGCCGTTGATCTCCGGACCCTCTCAATGCAAGGGGTATGCCAGGTGTTGAGAACGGCCTGCACAGTCGCGGCGGGCTGCAGAAGCCCCGGGTCGGTGCGCCGGGCACCTGGTCCGCACAAAGCCCGTGCGCCGGGTGCGGTGTGCGTGCACCGCGGTGTGACGGTCTTCAGCCGAGGATGTCGGCGACGTCGAGCAGGCGTTGCGCCACCTCGGCCAGCCGCAACCCTTTGTCCATCGCCGTCTTGCGCAGACGCTCGTAGGCCTCGCGCTCGTCGCAGCCCTGGCGGCGCATCAAGATGCCCTTGGCGCGTTCGATGGTCTTGCGCTCGTGCAACTGCGTCTTGGCATCGGCCAACTCGCGTCGCAAGGCTTCTTCGTGCTGGAAGCGCGCCATCGCGACGTCGAGCACGGGTTTGATGCGTTCGGGCGCCAGCCCGGCGACGACGTAGGCAGTCACACCGGCGGCAATCGCATCCTTCACATGGGAAGTGTTGGTGTCATCGGTGAACAAGACGATGGGCCGACGCGCATCGCGGCTCGCGAACACCACATGCTCCAGGGTGTCGCGAGCCTCGCTTTCGGTGTCGATGATCACCATGTCGGGCTGGATCTGTGCCAGCCGCTCGGGGAGATAAAGGTCGGGCGGCAGCACCGCGACGATGTTGTAGCCGTTCTCCAGCAGTCCGATGCGCAGGCTGCGCGAGCGCTCCGCCTGCCACCAGGCCAGCG from Caldimonas brevitalea encodes the following:
- a CDS encoding ANTAR domain-containing response regulator — encoded protein: MAPSPTLRIVIVAPETLAPDPSDALAWWQAERSRSLRIGLLENGYNIVAVLPPDLYLPERLAQIQPDMVIIDTESEARDTLEHVVFASRDARRPIVLFTDDTNTSHVKDAIAAGVTAYVVAGLAPERIKPVLDVAMARFQHEEALRRELADAKTQLHERKTIERAKGILMRRQGCDEREAYERLRKTAMDKGLRLAEVAQRLLDVADILG